One part of the Vitis riparia cultivar Riparia Gloire de Montpellier isolate 1030 chromosome 8, EGFV_Vit.rip_1.0, whole genome shotgun sequence genome encodes these proteins:
- the LOC117920267 gene encoding serine/threonine-protein kinase-like protein CCR1, which yields MPILNALSPLVPLLLLLLLLLLCIPTSGFGSMGPISAAFGEHGFFCAIDAGGEQNVICWGKNSSSSPTPSASFSNIPPMAALSGGNGFLCGILANTSQAYCWSLVASGINLVPSVFRNTAYSHVAAGKNHVCAIRGSYYSENDSGTIDCWVMSGRPNNSLASVENSNFVDQSINSLVFRKVVSGEGFSCGGIREGGIVCWGPNASKLGVSGVSENFKALASGRGSVCGISGVSGEVTCWGDNDTSGAPPIGTRFVALSAGASHFCGIREDTHEVGCWGSFNSSLVPKGPGFMAIASSDFTTCGIREDDLVLACWFANLSSPPDSDPPLQLCSPGLCTPGPCDEGQFAYNASILNEPDLTSLCVRKDLSICSPCGLNCSEGYFQSSSCTKNVDRVCTACSLCQNSSCWDICGFQSSSEMRQKHRHQFERLALIVGSSVLGCLLILIGWCLLPRFIGTRNEEGVKKQFTSCMGKPVLETDIDADSNLPVSAAPCLGTAQVFRLSELKDATNGFKEFNELGRGNYGFVYKAVLADGRQVAVKRANAATIIHTNSRDFEMELEALCKVRHCNIVNLLGYCSEMGERLLVYEFMPHGTLHDHLHGGLSPLNWGLRLKIAMQAAKGLEYLHKEAVPPIIHRDVKTSNILLDSDWGARIADFGLLIPNDRDFNGDMKSDVYNFGIVLLEILSGRKAYDRDYMPPSIVEWAVPRIRQGKAGSIIDCYTALPRNVEPLLKLADIADLAVRENPTERPTMSDVAIWLEQIVKDGLIL from the coding sequence TCGGATCCATGGGACCCATCTCCGCCGCTTTCGGCGAACATGGTTTCTTCTGCGCTATCGACGCCGGCGGCGAACAGAATGTAATATGTTGGGGAAAGAACAGTTCTTCGTCTCCCACCCCTTCTGCGTCTTTTAGCAACATTCCTCCCATGGCAGCTCTCTCCGGCGGGAATGGATTTCTCTGTGGCATTTTGGCGAACACGTCGCAGGCGTATTGTTGGAGCTTGGTTGCTTCGGGTATAAATCTCGTTCCTTCGGTGTTTCGGAACACCGCTTATTCACATGTCGCGGCGGGCAAGAATCACGTGTGTGCTATCAGAGGTTCTTATTACTCTGAAAATGATTCGGGGACTATTGATTGCTGGGTCATGAGTGGAAGACCAAATAATAGTTTGGCTTCTGTTGAGAATAGTAATTTTGTTGATCAGTCTATTAATAGTCTTGTTTTTAGGAAGGTTGTGTCTGGGGAGGGGTTTAGTTGTGGTGGTATTAGAGAAGGTGGCATTGTTTGCTGGGGACCGAACGCCTCCAAGTTGGGGGTTTCTGGGGTATCGGAGAATTTTAAAGCATTAGCTTCAGGGAGGGGTTCTGTTTGTGGGATTTCAGGGGTTTCTGGTGAGGTGACGTGTTGGGGCGATAATGATACTTCTGGTGCGCCTCCAATCGGTACTCGATTCGTAGCACTGTCTGCTGGTGCCAGCCACTTTTGTGGGATTAGAGAAGACACTCACGAAGTTGGGTGTTGGGGGAGCTTTAATTCGTCACTGGTTCCAAAGGGTCCTGGGTTTATGGCGATTGCTTCATCTGATTTCACTACCTGTGGTATTAGGGAAGATGATTTGGTCCTTGCTTGCTGGTTTGCTAATTTGTCGTCACCGCCTGACTCTGATCCTCCATTGCAGCTGTGCAGTCCGGGACTTTGTACTCCTGGTCCTTGTGATGAGGGTCAGTTTGCTTATAATGCAAGCATCCTCAATGAGCCAGATTTGACTAGCCTGTGTGTTAGAAAAGATCTAAGCATTTGTTCACCTTGTGGGCTGAATTGTTCTGAAGGGTACTTCCAGTCTAGTTCATGTACCAAGAACGTGGACAGAGTATGCACAGCTTGTTCTCTTTGCCAGAATAGCTCTTGTTGGGATATTTGTGGATTTCAATCATCATCAGAGATGAGGCAAAAGCATCGGCATCAATTTGAAAGATTAGCACTCATAGTTGGGTCTTCTGTTTTGGGTTGCTTGTTGATATTAATTGGTTGGTGTCTTCTTCCTCGTTTTATTGGCACCAGAAATGAAGAAGgggttaaaaaacaatttacttCTTGCATGGGTAAACCAGTGCTGGAAACTGACATTGATGCGGATTCAAATCTTCCTGTGTCTGCAGCCCCATGTCTTGGAACAGCTCAAGTATTCCGGCTCTCAGAACTAAAGGATGCCACTAATGGGTTCAAGGAGTTTAATGAACTTGGCAGGGGAAACTATGGCTTTGTGTATAAAGCTGTCCTCGCAGATGGGCGGCAAGTAGCTGTTAAAAGGGCCAATGCTGCCACAATAATCCACACCAACAGCCGAGACTTTGAAATGGAGTTGGAAGCTCTTTGCAAAGTTCGGCACTGTAATATTGTGAACTTGTTGGGTTACTGCTCAGAGATGGGAGAGAGACTGCTTGTTTATGAGTTTATGCCCCATGGGACATTACATGACCACCTCCATGGTGGCCTTTCTCCTTTAAATTGGGGTCTTAGATTGAAGATTGCCATGCAGGCAGCAAAGGGGCTGGAGTATCTTCACAAGGAAGCTGTACCTCCTATTATCCACAGAGATGTCAAGActtcaaatattcttttggattctGATTGGGGAGCACGAATTGCGGATTTTGGGCTTCTTATTCCAAATGATAGGGATTTCAATGGAGACATGAAAAGTGATGTTTACAACTTTGGAATTGTGCTGCTGGAGATTCTCAGTGGTAGGAAAGCTTATGACAGAGATTACATGCCACCAAGTATAGTTGAGTGGGCAGTACCACGCATTAGACAGGGCAAGGCTGGTAGTATCATCGATTGTTATACAGCTCTTCCAAGAAATGTTGAACCTCTACTTAAGCTGGCTGATATAGCAGACCTAGCTGTGAGGGAAAATCCTACTGAGCGTCCCACCATGTCAGATGTGGCAATCTGGTTAGAGCAAATTGTGAAGGATGGATTGATTTTGTAG
- the LOC117920268 gene encoding putative serine/threonine-protein kinase yields MKFSFSFSNCFSPSSPPEVDRSSSSGQETGGNTSENFQVFSYKELKIATDSFHPSNKIGEGGFGSVYKGQLRDGTTVAVKVLSVEIESMRGEREFVSELSALTDIKHENLVTLQGCCVEGASRFLVYDYMENNSLAQTLLGAKQNRMEFGWEARRGISLGVGRGLAYLHEEVQPHIIHRDIKAANILLDQNLAPKISDFGLSKLFVDSRSHISTRVAGTLGYLAPEYALSGRLTRKSDVYSFGVLLLEIISGHSVVEYDLEHGEHYLVEKAWEMYTDNKLLQLVDPTLKDFPEEEAIQFLKVGLLCVQEISGLRPRMSAAVKMLTNEINVNDVHISQPGLLSDLTAVKIGHRRSFPTISSKASTSTSTQSASTNPSLTGSSGPLNTDAVLFDVKSQSH; encoded by the exons ATGaagttctctttttctttctcaaattgCTTCTCCCCATCATCACCGCCGGAAGTTGATCGAAGCAGCAGCAGCGGGCAAG AAACAGGAGGAAACACtagtgaaaattttcaagtcttCTCTTATAAAGAATTGAAAATCGCCACAGATAGCTTCCACCCATCAAACAAGATTGGTGAAGGAGGCTTTGGTTCTGTCTACAAG GGCCAGCTAAGAGATGGGACCACAGTGGCTGTAAAGGTACTTTCAGTTGAAATTGAATCGATGCGAGGGGAGAGGGAGTTTGTCTCTGAGTTATCCGCACTGACAGATATCAAGCATGAAAATCTGGTTACCCTTCAAGGATGTTGCGTCGAGGGAGCTAGCAGATTTTTGGTTTATGATTATATGGAGAACAATAGCCTTGCACAAACCTTACTTG GTGCAAAGCAGAACAGGATGGAATTTGGTTGGGAAGCAAGGCGGGGCATTTCATTGGGAGTAGGTCGGGGACTCGCCTATCTCCATGAGGAAGTTCAACCCCATATCATACATCGGGATATTAAGGCTGCCAATATACTTCTAGATCAGAATCTCGCCCCCAAAATCTCAGATTTTGGCTTATCAAAGCTGTTTGTAGATAGCAGATCTCATATTAGTACTCGTGTTGCCGGGACATT AGGCTATCTTGCTCCAGAATATGCTCTTAGCGGGCGTTTGACAAGAAAATCAGATGTTTACAGTTTTGGAGTGCTCCTCCTTGAAATTATCAGTGGCCACTCAGTCGTGGAATATGACTTAGAACACGGCGAACATTATTTGGTCGAAAAG GCATGGGAAATGTACACGGATAACAAACTTCTGCAGCTAGTCGACCCCACGCTAAAGGACTTCCCTGAAGAAGAAGCTATTCAATTCTTAAAGGTGGGCCTACTTTGTGTGCAAGAGATCAGCGGCCTTCGCCCCCGAATGTCAGCAGCCGTGAAGATGTTGACTAATGAGATCAATGTTAATGATGTTCATATATCACAACCGGGACTTCTTTCAGATCTCACCGCCGTTAAAATAGGCCACAGGCGCTCTTTTCCAACCATTTCCTCCAAGGCCTCCACCAGTACCAGCACGCAGAGCGCCAGCACAAACCCATCCTTGACTGGGAGCTCTGGTCCCCTTAACACGGATGCTGTATTATTTGATGTTAAATCTCAGTCTCATTGA